A single window of Lutzomyia longipalpis isolate SR_M1_2022 chromosome 1, ASM2433408v1 DNA harbors:
- the LOC129795142 gene encoding probable cytochrome P450 28d1 — protein sequence MLLFLYILFVIGSGIYFFLTWNYKHWEKRGIPSPEPKILCGNLQGAVFGKKHVVYDFDRIYKNYKNQYSFVGVYSLRQPQYLITDARTAKDILITKFKSFHDNEVADMSDKKKDPILVSHPFMVKGEEWKEKRNEMTPAFTRLRIKAMYSIFQETAEHLKMALLRANGGTIDGYETCAHYAIDVVSNCIFGRDAGALSNGKSKILDMGRQFVFSTRFLLYFMAVQFLPSLKKIYKFSAVGKDVEEFFLNEMKDAIALRLKNQNKRKDHLNYLLDLRAKKNLSDFDMVAHVVLFIVDGIDQTGTVLTLILYQLGKNREIQNKLRKEIRETIEQHEEITFDVVQEMPYLEQVVSETLRLHPPAVFLSKICTETCELPLNNSKMGTFEEGYSVIIPIYSIHRDPRYYEDPDKFIPERFAPEKGGTKVYRDKGAFIPFGDGPRMCIGMKFSEAMLKAAIFAVVKDLEIDVDPKTSDTLELNPVEIIPTVLGGIWLKFKEIKK from the exons ATGCTGCTTTTCCTCTATATTCTCTTCGTTATTGGCAGTGGAATCTACTTTTTTCTAACATGGAATTACAAGCATTGGGAGAAGAGAGGAATTCCCTCTCCTGAACCCAAAATATTGTGTGGAAATCTCCAGGGCGCAGTGTTCGGGAAGAAACATGTTGTTTATGATTTTGACCGAATCTACAA GAATTACAAAAATCAATACTCTTTCGTGGGAGTCTACAGTTTGAGACAACCGCAGTATTTGATAACCGATGCAAGAACTGCCAAAGATATTCTTATCACCAAATTTAAAAGCTTCCATGATAATGAAGTAGCTGATATGAGTGACaag aaaaaagatCCAATTCTTGTAAGTCATCCTTTTATGGTGAAGGGTGAGGAATGGAAGGAGAAGAGAAATGAAATGACACCGGCTTTTACTCGTCTTCGA ATCAAAGCTATGTACTCTATCTTCCAGGAGACTGCTGAACACCTCAAGATGGCTCTCCTTCGTGCAAATGGGGGTACTATTGATGGTTATGAAACGTGCGCACATTACGCGATAGACGTAGTTAGTAATTGCATTTTTGGCAGAGATGCTGGAGCTTTGTCCAatggaaaatccaaaattCTAGACATGGGAAGACAATTTGTTTTTTCCACAAGATTCTTGTTGTACTTTATGGCAGTTCAGTTTTTGCCGAGTCTCAAGAAAATCTACAAATTCTCCGCAGTCGGAAAAGATGTTGAAGAGTTCTtcttaaatgaaatgaaagatGCCATCGCTTTGcgtttgaaaaatcaaaataagcGCAAAGATCACCTAAACTACCTTCTTGATCTTCGTGCAAAGAAGAATCTAAGTGATTTCGATATGGTGGCTCATGTTGTTCTATTCATAGTGGATGGAATTGATCAAACTGGCACAGTCCTCACACTAATCCTTTATCAGTTGGGAAAGAACAGAGAGATTCAAAACAaactaagaaaagaaataaggGAAACTATTGAGCAGCATGAAGAGATAACTTTCGATGTAGTTCAGGAAATGCCGTATCTTGAGCAAGTTGTCTCTGAGACACTTCGTTTGCATCCTCCAGCAGTTTTCTTGAGTAAAATATGCACAGAAACTTGCGAATTACCATTAAACAACTCCAAAATGGGAACATTTGAGGAAGGCTACAGCGTAATCATACCCATTTACAGCATCCACCGCGATCCAAGATACTACGAAGACCCCGATAAATTCATTCCCGAAAGATTTGCCCCCGAAAAAGGAGGAACAAAAGTTTACAGAGATAAAGGGGCTTTCATTCCTTTTGGTGATGGGCCAAGAATGTGCATAGGGATGAAATTTTCTGAAGCTATGCTAAAAGCAGCAATTTTTGCTGTTGTAAAAGACTTGGAGATTGATGTTGATCCCAAAACATCAGATACACTTGAACTGAATCCAGTGGAAATTATTCCAACTGTTCTTGGAGGAATTTGGTTgaaatttaaggaaattaaaaaataa
- the LOC129795133 gene encoding probable cytochrome P450 28d1, producing the protein MLLLLYILFVIGSGIYFFLTWNYKHWEKRGIPSPEPKILCGNLQGAVFGKKHVVYDFDQIYKNYKDQYSFVGIYSMRQPQYLITDARTAKDILITKFKNFHDNEFADMSDKKKDPIFVSHPFMLKGQEWKEKRNEMTPAFTHLRIKTMYPIFQDTAEHLKMAFLRANGGTIDGYETCAHYAIDVVSNCIFGTDAGALSGGKAPILDMARKVVFSSRLMLYFIVVQLFPSLKKFYKFSVVGKGVEEFFHNVMKDAINLRKKNKNNRKDHLNYLLDLRAKKNLSDFDMVCHVIAFIVDGIDQTSTVITLALYQLGKNKDIQIKLRKEIRETIEQHEEITFDVVQEMLYLEQVVSETLRLHPAGVFLSKLCTETCELPLNSSKMGIFEEGYSVIIPIYSIHRDPRYYEDPEKFIPERFAPEKGGTKVYKDKGAFLPFSDGPRMCLGMKFAQAQLKAAIFAVVKDLEIDVDPRTSDTLELNPVELIPTVLGGIWLKFKEIKR; encoded by the exons ATGTTGCTTTTACTCTATATTCTCTTCGTTATTGGCAGTGGAATCTACTTTTTCCTTACATGGAATTACAAGCATTGGGAGAAGAGAGGAATTCCCTCTCCTGAACCCAAAATATTGTGTGGAAATCTTCAGGGCGCAGTGTTTGGGAAGAAACATGTTGTTTacgattttgatcaaatctACAA GAATTACAAAGATCAGTACTCCTTCGTGGGAATCTACAGTATGAGACAACCGCAGTATTTGATAACCGATGCAAGAACTGCCAAAGATATTCTTATCAccaaatttaaaaacttccaTGATAATGAATTTGCAGATATGAGTGACAAg AAAAAAGATCCAATTTTCGTAAGTCATCCGTTTATGCTAAAGGGTCAGGAATGGAaggaaaagagaaatgaaatgaCGCCGGCTTTTACTCATCTTCGA ATCAAGACCATGTACCCAATTTTCCAGGATACTGCTGAACATCTCAAGATGGCTTTTCTTCGTGCGAATGGGGGTACTATTGATGGTTATGAAACGTGCGCACATTACGCGATAGACGTCGTTAGTAATTGTATCTTTGGAACAGACGCTGGAGCTTTGTCTGGAGGGAAAGCCCCAATTTTAGACATGGCAAGGAAAGTTGTATTTTCCTCGAGACTCATGTTATACTTTATTGTAGTTCAGTTATTCCCGAgtctaaagaaattttacaagTTTTCCGTTGTTGGAAAAGGTGTTGAAGAGTTTTTCCACAATGTCATGAAGGATGCCATTAATTTGCGTAAGAAGAACAAGAATAACCGCAAAGATCATCTAAACTACCTTCTTGATCTTCGTGCAAAGAAGAATCTAAGTGATTTTGATATGGTGTGTCATGTTATTGCATTCATAGTTGATGGAATTGATCAAACTAGCACTGTCATCACACTTGCTCTCTATCAACTCGGAAAAAATAAGGATATTCAGATCAaactaagaaaagaaataaggGAAACTATTGAGCAGCATGAAGAGATAACTTTCGATGTAGTTCAGGAAATGCTATATCTTGAGCAAGTTGTCTCTGAAACTCTTCGTTTGCATCCTGCAGGAGTTTTCTTGAGTAAACTGTGCACGGAAACCTGTGAACTACCACTAAACAGCTCCAAAATGGGAATATTTGAGGAAGGATACAGCGTAATCATACCCATTTACAGTATTCACCGCGATCCAAGATACTACGAAGATCCCGAAAAGTTCATTCCCGAAAGATTTGCCCCCGAAAAGGGAGGAACGAAAGTTTACAAAGATAAGGGAGCTTTTCTACCTTTCAGTGACGGCCCAAGAATGTGTTTAGGAATGAAATTTGCTCAAGCCCAATTAAAAGCGGCAATTTTTGCTGTTGTGAAAGACTTGGAGATTGATGTTGATCCCAGAACATCGGATACACTTGAACTGAATCCTGTGGAATTAATTCCAACTGTTCTTGGAGGAATTTGGTTGaaatttaaggaaataaaaagataa
- the LOC129795204 gene encoding jupiter microtubule associated homolog 1 — MTSTNVTIGLGDRSGSRVLKPPGGGSVLSFGGDEEVRPNPPRPKYDQQNSSNLFGCMGGSDPTPVKNEKSAAPAAQAATEAAPQAAEKAAEVTQEKNSDKSGGAPPPEQTQQQGSRGRVPPGGFSAGFW; from the coding sequence ATGACATCAACCAACGTGACCATTGGATTGGGAGACCGCTCTGGATCGCGAGTTCTCAAGCCCCCGGGCGGTGGGTCTGTGCTGTCTTTCGGCGGTGATGAAGAGGTGCGCCCCAATCCGCCGCGCCCCAAGTACGATCAGCAGAACTCATCGAATTTGTTCGGTTGCATGGGTGGCTCAGATCCCACTCcggtgaaaaatgaaaagtccGCTGCTCCGGCTGCTCAGGCAGCCACGGAAGCCGCTCCACAGGCAGCAGAGAAGGCTGCCGAAGTGACACAGGAGAAGAATTCTGACAAGAGTGGTGGTGCACCACCGCCTGAGCAAACCCAGCAGCAGGGATCGCGTGGCAGAGTCCCACCCGGAGGCTTCTCAGCTGGCTTCTGGTAA
- the LOC129795195 gene encoding mitochondrial pyruvate carrier 2-like, whose protein sequence is MAMSSVYRGIISTADKFVPPKMMPLWNHPAGPKTVFFWAPVFKWGLVIAGLSDLARPADQLSVAQSGSLCATGIIWSRYSLVIIPKNWGLFSVNLFVALSSSVQLLRAYMYQQELNKLAAAETATSEEKK, encoded by the exons ATGGCCATGTCCAGTGTTTACAGAGGAATTATTTCCACAGCCGATAAATTCGTGCCACCAAAGATGATGCCCCTCTGGAATCATCCAGCAG GACCAAAGACTGTATTCTTCTGGGCACCAGTTTTCAAATGG GGGCTCGTCATTGCAGGGCTGAGTGACTTGGCAAGGCCAGCAGATCAACTGTCTGTGGCACAATCGGGCTCTCTGTGCGCCACCGGAATCATCTGGTCACGCTACTCCCTCGTAATTATCCCCAAGAATTGGGGACTCTTCTCAGTAAATCTCTTTGTGGCCTTGTCATCGTCTGTTCAGCTTCTTCGGGCATACATGTACCAACAGGAACTCAATAAGCTAGCAGCAGCTGAAACAGCCACTAGTGAGGAGAAGAAATAA